The following proteins come from a genomic window of Candidatus Bathyarchaeia archaeon:
- a CDS encoding MBL fold metallo-hydrolase, producing MFEIHKIVVGPLRTNSYIVYDANDLLGIVIDPGGDAERILKAIGDLGVEVGAIYATHAHFDHVLAVNRLREELSCKFLLHRGDEWLLKRMPESVSRHLGYEVPEVADPDAYAEEGQLVDVGNYELRVLHTPGHTPGGISLVGEGIAFTGDTLFAGSIGRTDFEGGDAAALSRSILKLLSLPDHYEVRPGHGRKTTIGLEKVQNPFIRELIP from the coding sequence TTGTTCGAGATCCATAAGATCGTCGTAGGGCCGCTCCGGACCAACTCGTACATTGTATACGATGCGAATGACCTCCTTGGGATAGTGATAGATCCAGGCGGGGATGCCGAAAGGATCCTCAAGGCGATAGGGGATCTCGGGGTAGAAGTCGGCGCTATATATGCTACTCATGCGCACTTCGACCATGTCCTCGCGGTTAATCGGCTGAGGGAGGAGCTTTCCTGCAAATTCCTCCTCCATAGGGGTGATGAATGGCTATTGAAGAGAATGCCGGAAAGCGTCAGTAGGCATTTGGGCTACGAGGTCCCGGAGGTGGCCGATCCGGATGCCTACGCCGAGGAGGGGCAACTGGTTGATGTGGGAAATTATGAGTTGCGCGTGCTTCACACGCCCGGCCATACCCCGGGCGGCATATCGCTGGTTGGGGAGGGGATAGCGTTCACCGGGGATACGCTCTTCGCCGGATCGATCGGCAGGACCGATTTTGAAGGGGGGGATGCGGCGGCCCTGTCCCGATCAATCCTAAAGCTCCTATCGCTGCCCGATCACTACGAAGTCCGCCCGGGGCACGGGAGGAAGACAACTATAGGGCTCGAGAAAGTCCAAAACCCATTCATAAGGGAGTTGATCCCTTAG